In Leishmania braziliensis MHOM/BR/75/M2904 complete genome, chromosome 29, a genomic segment contains:
- a CDS encoding putative helicase, which produces MVAEVNVSGITVSFPFDPYPAQVEFMRSVVECLQHGFNGLLESPTGTGKTLCLLCSTLAWIAATSQDAIFRPTSGREQKGRGMHTHKVVYCSRTHAQLTQVVRELRRTSYAQRFTMAVLGSREHMCLNKEVTRLPSSQAQNTMCSVLRSERNCRFFRGLQSAAAGAGLLPPECVVHDMEDLMREGSRSGFCPYFHERDAAKDADVVFLPYNYILDPLLQKQLPFELRNCILIVDEAHNLPSVLSSSSCQTLSPLDVTTAIHDCSRAIAMHRLTTKKAELDEDVALEEEQELASLKILLSRLEMCLYAEPMEEGMAASTPMQCDMVRNGSYMFAFLEKALITREVFGVQSDSVTSASGLTGIMGKCVTLLAESERPATSMARVQEFLTFVFDFDPAHLDSTRFVLQQQLVAAKAARTLGFWELDNTRLMRQVVLPLHSTLLTSGTLSPLDQFAAELGVEFQVRLKGSHVIQPDQVLGGVLCRGPSGEKLNGGFSYRSSVDYRVGLGMSLANIARNTPGGTLVFFPSYAAMNSVVELWRAGSGRAGDTKTVWGLLSELKPIFVEPNNSNDLPTIVQGFQKEVDTSPLRGAILLAVCRGKVSEGIDFADNHGRCVFVTGIPYANHTDLFVRLKREYITLVAPQRPLVHGRPFTGDDWYRCEAMRAVNQCLGRVIRHKDDYGVVLLADERFEGLLSGVSEWVRRRTRVFSDFRGAYAAVAQFFGARRHRATETDAIPYVVVGNGATTAAELPSSATLAKLYADAQVRQREEHMQESRRRRFEEVREAKASACSGTVASPTSLFVPASFAVSSATGRAGEVSAKLLETSAESLEMTEVSTEREDVAGMRSGVEVRHSNTSPKLGSTSKEFCEFLKSRVPVEMYHRFKMVLAQLANLRPLLQTSPSVAADELARLLVPLRSVFCATDATYHRILFSEFGRHIPEEFRPLYADLLKSNGLT; this is translated from the coding sequence ATGGTGGCCGAAGTGAATGTGAGCGGCATTACCGTGTCGTTCCCCTTTGATCCATATCCAGCACAGGTGGAGTTCATGCGCAGCGTTGTGGAGTGCCTCCAGCACGGCTTCAACGGGCTACTGGAGTCCCCTACTGGTACTGGCAAGACGCTCTGCCTGTTGTGTAGCACGCTTGCCTGGATTGCGGCAACCTCGCAAGACGCCATTTTTCGGCCTACGAGCGGCCGGGAGCAGAAAGGTCGTGGGATGCATACCCACAAAGTGGTTTACTGTAGCCGAACGCACGCCCAGCTGACCCAGGTGGTGCGTGAGCTGAGACGCACGTCGTATGCGCAGCGCTTCACCATGGCTGTGCTCGGGTCTCGTGAGCACATGTGCTTGAACAAGGAGGTGACGCGGCTCCCGTCGTCGCAGGCGCAGAACACCATGTGCAGCGTGCTTAGGTCGGAGCGCAACTGCCGCTTCTTCCGTGGTTTGCAGTCGGCGGCCGCTGGCGCCGGCCTTCTGCCGCCGGAATGCGTGGTGCACGACATGGAGGACTTGATGCGAGAGGGAAGTCGAAGCGGGTTCTGTCCGTACTTCCATGAGCGTGACGCAGCAAAGGACGCGGACGTTGTGTTCCTGCCGTACAACTACATTCTTGACCCCTTACTCCAGAAGCAGTTGCCATTTGAGCTGAGGAACTGCATTCTCATTGTGGACGAGGCGCACAACCTTCCTTCCGTACTGAGCAGCTCGAGCTGTCAGACTTTGTCGCCGCTGGATGTGACTACCGCCATCCACGACTGCTCACGAGCTATCGCAATGCACCGCCTCACCACAAAGAAGGCGGAGCTAGACGAGGacgtggcgctggaggaggagcaggagctggCATCACTTAAGATCCTGCTTAGCCGGCTAGAGATGTGCCTGTACGCGGAACCcatggaggaggggatggCGGCGTCCACGCCGATGCAGTGCGATATGGTGCGGAATGGTTCCTACATGTTCGCCTTCTTGGAGAAGGCCCTTATCACTCGCGAGGTCTTCGGGGTGCAGTCGGATAGTGTCACCTCGGCGTCGGGGCTAACAGGGATCATGGGGAAATGTGTGACGTTGCtggcagagagcgagcgacCCGCAACAAGTATGGCGCGAGTGCAGGAGTTTCTCACATTTGTCTTCGATTTCGATCCCGCTCATCTCGACTCCACCAGGTttgtgctccagcagcagctcgttgCCGCCAAGGCGGCCCGCACGCTCGGCTTCTGGGAGCTGGACAACACGCGCTTGATGCGGCAGGTCGTGTTGCCGCTTCATTCGACGCTGCTCACGAGCGGCACGCTGTCCCCCCTCGATCAATTcgcggcggagctgggcgTAGAGTTTCAGGTGCGTCTGAAGGGAAGCCACGTAATCCAGCCGGACCAGGTGCTCGGCGGGGTCCTCTGCCGTGGGCCGAGCGGCGAGAAGTTGAACGGCGGCTTTTCTTACCGTAGCAGCGTGGACTACCGCGTAGGCCTCGGCATGAGTCTCGCCAACATCGCTCGCAACACACCTGGCGGCACTCTTGTGTTCTTCCCTAGCTACGCCGCGATGAACTCTGTGGTCGAGCTGTGGCGTGCGGGGAGCGGCCGGGCAGGCGACACCAAAACGGTGTGGGGCCTCTTGTCAGAGCTGAAGCCGATTTTCGTCGAGCCGAACAACTCCAACGACCTGCCAACCATCGTGCAGGGCTTCCAAAAGGAAGTGGACACGTCGCCTCTCCGCGGCGCAATTCTGCTGGCGGTGTGCCGCGGCAAGGTCAGCGAGGGCATCGACTTTGCTGACAACCACGGCCGCTGCGTGTTCGTGACGGGCATCCCATACGCCAACCACACCGACCTCTTTGTCCGCCTTAAACGGGAGTACATCACGCTggtggcaccgcagcggccccTGGTGCACGGCAGGCCTTTTACGGGGGACGACTGGTACCGATGTGAGGCGATGCGGGCCGTCAACCAGTGTCTTGGTCGCGTGATTCGGCATAAGGACGACTACGgcgttgtcctcctcgctgacGAGCGATTCGAGGGACTGCTGAGTGGCGTGTCGGAGTGGGTGCGCCGGCGCACGCGCGTCTTTTCTGACTTCCGAGGCGCCTACGCTGCCGTCGCGCAGTTTTTTGGCGCCCGTCGCCACCGTGCTACTGAGACGGATGCCATTCCGTATGTGGTGGTCGGGAACGGCGCTACCACCGCAGCAGAGTTGCCGTCTTCTGCGACGCTCGCGAAGCTGTACGCAGATGCGCAGGTGCGTCAGCGCGAAGAGCACATGCAAGAGTCACGTCGACGTCGTTTCGAGGAAGTACGCGAGGCGAAGGCCAGCGCGTGCAGTGGTACAGTCGCGTCCCCGACGTCGCTGTTCGTACCTGCGTCCTTTGCAGTCTCTTCAGCGACGGGCCGCGCGGGCGAGGTTTCTGCAAAGCTGCTAGAAACCTCTGCCGAGTCACTGGAGATGACGGAAGTGtcgacggagagagaggatgtgGCGGGCATGCGCAGTGGCGTGGAGGTGAGACACTCGAACACGTCTCCAAAACTCGGGTCTACGTCAAAGGAGTTCTGCGAGTTTCTAAAGTCACGTGTCCCAGTAGAGATGTACCACCGCTTCAAGATGGTGTTAGCCCAGCTGGCGAACCTCCGCCCGCTTCTGCAAACTTCGCCGTCTGTAGCCGCGGATGAACTCGCCAGGCTCCTCGTACCATTGCGGTCCGTCTTCTGTGCCACAGACGCCACTTACCATCGAATTCTCTTCTCTGAGTTCGGTCGCCACATTCCCGAGGAGTTCCGGCCACTCTACGCCGACCTCCTTAAGTCCAATGGGCTGACGTGA
- a CDS encoding putative serine/threonine-protein kinase, with protein MSGETAAAQQRMRDYEVFEHIGSGATSDVYRVVNKTNNRSYVLKKMSLANMSDEEQLRAKQEIIVMDNVDHPNVVKFRESFIDEADNSIDIIMEYCEFGTLEDLIDRQRYEGRPFPTDVLLEWMAELLCGLAHIHSTRILHRDLKTSNIFVTSKNHLKLGDFGVCTILSNPHAKAERLIGTPLYFAPEVCNSDPHNERSDVWSLGVVFYEMCTLRRPFEAGNLFTLIQLILESDIKPFGNGVDSSLEGLVRQMLDRDPSRRPTAQELIDVHLEVPVSHPSHPSQKPSRGRLLQQFSGPELLYTKKWPPPEGTAIAAEKGGQTRATGEWIHTGSALDVFVQLQRTLHCISTGANAKDGATSAETLQSAANAAPKAPCEAQRQKPQKSAKKTSSKGGEASSISSRRRTRTKASEHTGKQNDDVVMNSSPPRFTMRELRLDVQRRRSAMFGEECSLNIDDVPVVIEMQESFLAEAWWVSRGGRGTFGSHSDSTVAEATTPKETSSLLNVIAAVIDRPGEQ; from the coding sequence ATGTCAGGGGagactgcagcagcgcagcagcgcatgcgtGACTACGAGGTCTTCGAGCATATCGGCTCCGGCGCTACAAGCGATGTGTACCGTGTGGTGAACAAGACGAACAACCGAAGTTATGTGCTAAAAAAGATGTCCCTTGCGAACATGAGcgacgaggagcagctgcgtgccAAGCAGGAAATTATCGTAATGGACAACGTCGACCACCCCAACGTTGTCAAGTTTCGGGAGAGCTTCATTGACGAGGCCGACAATTCAATCGACATCATTATGGAGTACTGCGAGTTCGGCACCCTCGAAGATCTCATTGACCGACAGCGCTACGAGGGTCGCCCCTTTCCAACTGACGTGTTACTGGAGTGgatggcggagctgctctgCGGACTGGCCCACATTCACTCCACTCGCATTCTTCACCGTGACCTCAAGACGAGCAACATTTTCGTCACCTCTAAGAACCACTTGAAGCTTGGCGATTTTGGCGTCTGCACGATCCTGTCGAACCCACACGCCAAGGCGGAGAGGCTAATCGGCACCCCTCTCTACTTCGCCCCGGAGGTGTGCAACAGCGACCCCCACAACGAGAGGAGCGATGTGTGGAGTCTCGGTGTCGTCTTTTACGAGATGTGCACCCTGCGCCGCCCTTTCGAGGCAGGCAACCTCTTCACACTCATCCAGCTCATCCTCGAGTCTGACATTAAGCCATTCGGCAACGGCGTGGATAGCTCGCTGGAGGGGCTTGTACGGCAGATGCTGGACAGGGACCCGAGTCGACGCCCAACAGCGCAGGAGCTGATCGATGTGCATCTCGAAGTCCCTGTGAGCCACCCATCGCACCCGTCGCAGAAACCGTCTAGAGGCCGTCTTCTTCAGCAGTTCAGCGGCCCTGAGCTTCTGTACACGAAGAAGTGGCCGCCCCCGGAGGGCACCGCTATCGCCGCCGAGAAGGGTGGCCAGACGCGCGCGACAGGCGAATGGATTCATACCGGCAGTGCGCTGGACGTTtttgtgcagctgcagcgcacttTGCATTGCATTTCCACCGGTGCAAATGCCAAGGACGGCGCTACGTCCGCTGAAACTTTACAGTCTGCGGCCAACGCCGCACCCAAGGCGCCCTGTGAAGCTCAAAGACAGAAACCCCAGAAGTCAGCCAAGAAGACGAGCTCCAAAGGTGGTGAGGCTTCTTCCATCTCTTCGAGAAGACGCACTCGAACGAAGGCATCAGAGCATACCGGCAAGCAGAACGATGATGTTGTCATGAATAGTTCTCCGCCTCGCTTTACAATGCGGGAGCTACGTCTCGACGTGCAGCGACGTCGCTCAGCCATGTTTGGTGAGGAGTGCTCGCTAAATATCGACGACGTACCTGTTGTGATCGAGATGCAAGAGAGCTTTTTAGCAGAAGCGTGGTGGGTGTCGCGTGGCGGTCGTGGGACCTTTGGGTCGCATAGCGACTCTACAGTAGCGGAAGCCACAACACCGAAGGAGACCAGTTCGCTTCTCAAtgtcatcgctgccgtcaTTGATCGACCTGGCGAACAGTAG
- a CDS encoding putative class 3 lipase, which yields MHSASWPSLGVPQPQWPQFAQMRDFVYTHTQPQWGDVRTTATGSTASAQRHAGMGSMAGVVEDATIDTWAPTIVRPPPLEGHRVCTTCQRSKEACVCTTCIVCRHRFHANRHHCRRCWHAVCSRCWGHRHYVHMLGRQMVVCDCCSTLWALANLAKRGDGGLLWGLYVLRAAGAMPRMCIGPSCHILTRQLACYGCGLPTVVTQPHAARVVRANGVSRSVMDHVKVLDMQQLSLRAMEVSGMTSTQVERMFRGLFHHYEEVLAFRAITTAVLAQRVLLSMVASAVAYEYLGAPNITLSLSDIPYARALRITAARERYTILEAPGRVKFIAFPGTHNWRTRWVDMQFARITETVWSTLHEGVCLTTTAEDQEGVDRAKTTVALNGGVRKAWEYQVHKGFAQEAQEVELPFDSLLEDVRSGGYTLVLCGHSLGGATAQYLSLQLLHRCAALLVPRGGQEDAPRLLCVSLGAPLLGNYELADHVQSCGWAHIFHNFVYRSDIVPRLSCTDELAWDAQLRLANSVTSVFTAAQSWWRGGGSTTAPLPMANAAAAASSSTETVAANIPTRSSGRLSTALERLRTKPPPGTSSAAPAASAVGASAAFAFLSVDDATSNEGATPAADDIFSNESSAFWAEQAQFAAYVDTAVRTGHDALENDVSAPSGDAEAQRDADVEAALHVFRSRCARTSGLSSEQLSFMHDARQDSGDAGPDGDNQSVTPTEVKVAADTMEDVVLPVASRRMHRRFTCFGRYHFIQYGAYGYVSTDDSETAFGVLKHGCGEASVLGDHSIEAYNRGVMVHLYRNTGL from the coding sequence ATGCACTCAGCGTCGTGGCCGTCGTTGGGGGtcccgcagccgcagtggccGCAGTTTGCGCAGATGCGCGACTTCGtctacacccacacccagcCGCAGTGGGGAGACGTGCGTACGACCGCCACAGGAAGCACAGCGTcggcgcagcgacacgcAGGGATGGGCAGTATGGCAGGCGTAGTTGAAGACGCCACTATCGACACGTGGGCGCCGACCATCGTGCGCCCCCCGCCGCTGGAGGGTCATCGTGTCTGCACAACTTGTCAGCGGTCGAaggaggcgtgtgtgtgcaccacATGCATTGTGTGCCGGCACCGTTTCCATGCCAATCGACatcactgccgccgctgctggcacgcAGTGTGCTCCCGTTGCTGGGGACATCGACACTACGTACACATGCTTGGGCGGCAGATGGTTGTGTGCGACTGCTGCTCAACGTTGTGGGCGCTGGCGAACCTCGCCAAgcgtggcgacggtggccTCTTGTGGGGGCTGTACGTACTACGGGCCGCAGGGGCTATGCCTCGCATGTGCATCGGTCCTTCGTGCCATATTCTGACGCGACAGCTAGCGTGCTACGGGTGTGGGTTGCCCACTGTCGTGACGCAGCCGCACGCCGCACGTGTTGTTCGTGCGAATGGGGTATCCAGGAGTGTGATGGACCACGTCAAGGTCCTCGacatgcagcagctctcGCTGCGCGCCATGGAGGTGAGCGGCATGACGTCCACGCAGGTGGAGCGCATGTTCCGTGGGCTTTTCCACCACTACGAAGAGGTGCTCGCCTTCCGCGCCATCACGACCGCCGTCCTGGCACAGCGGGTGCTGCTCTCGATGGTAGCCTCAGCAGTCGCGTACGAGTACCTGGGGGCGCCAAACATCACCCTGAGTCTGTCTGATATCCCATACGCACGTGCACTGCgcatcaccgcagcgcggGAGCGCTATACAATCCTTGAGGCACCAGGCCGCGTGAAATTCATCGCCTTCCCCGGAACGCACAACTGGCGGACGCGTTGGGTGGACATGCAGTTCGCGCGTATCACCGAGACTGTGTGGTCGACATTGCACGAAGGCGTGTGTCTGACGACGACCGCGGAAGACCAAGAGGGGGTCGACCGTGCCAAGACAACAGTGGCTCTCAACGGAGGTGTTCGGAAGGCTTGGGAGTACCAGGTGCACAAGGGCTTCGCGCAAGAAGCGCAGGAGGTGGAACTACCTTTCGACTCGCTTCTCGAAGACGTTCGCAGTGGCGGCTACACCCTTGTCCTGTGCGGCCACTCGCTGGGTGGGGCCACTGCGCAGTACTTGAGTCTGCAGCTactgcatcgctgcgctgcgctgctggtaCCCCGCGGAGGGCAGGAGGACGCGCCGAGGCTGCTCTGCGTTTCACTTGGCGCACCGCTACTCGGCAACTACGAGCTGGCTGACCACGTGCAGAGCTGCGGCTGGGCGCATATATTCCACAACTTTGTCTACCGCAGCGACATTGTGCCGCGGCTGTCGTGCACGGACGAGCTCGCCTGGGACGCGCAGTTGCGACTCGCGAACTCCGTCACCTCCGTCTTCACGGCGGCTCAGAGCTGGTGGaggggtggcggcagcacgacTGCGCCGTTGCCAATGGCgaatgccgctgccgccgcctcctcctccacggaGACTGTGGCAGCCAACATCCCCACACGCAGTTCCGGCAGGCTCTCCACCGCGCTGGAACGCTTACGCACCAAGCCACCACCCGGGacttcctctgctgctcctgccgcCTCGGCTGTTGGCGCTTCAGCTGCGTTTGCGTTTCTCTCGGTGGACGACGCGACGAGCAACGAAGGCGCCACGCCTGCAGCAGACGACATTTTTTCAAACGAGTCATCTGCGTTCTGGGCAGAGCAAGCGCAGTTCGCCGCCTACGTCGACACTGCTGTTCGCACCGGCCACGATGCGCTGGAGAACGACGTGTCGGCGCCCTCTGGCGATGCGGAAGCGCAGCGGGACGCCGACGTGGAGGCGGCCCTCCACGTCTTTAGAAGTCGCTGTGCCCGTACGAGCGGGCTCTCGTCTGAACAACTGAGCTTTATGCATGACGCGCGCCAGGACAGTGGCGACGCCGGTCCTGACGGCGACAATCAGTCGGTCACACCTACTGAAGTTAAGGTTGCTGCGGACACCATGGAGGACGTGGTGCTACCGGTGGCGTCACGCCGCATGCACCGCCGTTTCACGTGCTTCGGCCGTTATCACTTTATCCAATACGGCGCCTACGGGTATGTTTCGACTGACGACTCGGAGACGGCCTTTGGCGTGTTGAAGCACGGCTGCGGGGAGGCCTCCGTCTTGGGGGATCACTCCATTGAGGCGTATAATCGAGGGGTGATGGTCCACCTCTACCGTAACACCGGGCTCTAG